atttcatgcttttctACATGAATGGATGCAGAAGTTTCTAAAGAATTAGATGGAAAAGATCGTCCAAAACCTCAGGAAGTAACTTGCTGTCTCATCCATTTTGTGGCTGACCATTTTTCTCCAGATAATACTTCACATCCACCGTGTATGCTATTCGGATCAGATTGCCCATCAAGCCCCTGAAACACAATATATGATAGGACAATAGAGTCGGCAAGATATTCCGTTCAAAGGGGTGTTCCATCTCTTATTTCTACATgcagaaaagaaaataaatttaagaacGATGTGATACTTCGTTGAACATAACCTGTGCGACGGAGCTAGTTGACAGAATCAAAGTTGACAATAACTTTTTAAACATTTTGCCACTTCAAATTAACAAATACATTAATAGTTTTCATTAGActgatttattaaataaaataaaataaaaatagcaaGATCAATCCAAAATTTCAAGTCAAAAAGCCCAGTGTCACCATATAATATCCAGTAACCATTAAGGGAAGAATTGGCAGGCATAAATAAAAACAAGCACAGACATCACAGCACAAGGATACGTTTGAGAAGACAATTCAAGCCAATCACATGCCATCCAAAGTAATTACAAATAATGATTGATCAACATGGCTAAAGCAAGGATACAAACCATGCTCCAGAAAAGTACAGCATCTCCTTTGAGTGGTTTCACACATAACCCTGGAACCACTTTTCCACCACAGCTGCACTCACCAGATCCAGCCTAACAACAATGGCACATGAAGGAACAAAACACAATCAGATAAACGAAAATATAATCGAAAAGCATCTCAACTCAATGCATGTTTAATCTTTCCAGCAGTACTTGAAGTTGTCTGAACCACACGAAAAACGAAGATGTGAatctcataaaaaatattagtttaaaaatataaaatccaCTAGGTGTTGATTAATCTTATTTCTGTCACATGCTTAAGCTTCTCAAGTAAGTACCAGATTTAACGAAATAGCCTGTGGGGTCCCCATTCTTAACACTTATTGTTACATGCCTCGATATTTAATGGGTCTGACATGGGCCCTAATATAAAGGATACAGGCCCAAGAGTTCCCAAGGCCTCGGAAGAATCTAGATGTGGGGAGAGGAGAATAAAACTTGAAGAACGGGAGGGCTGTTAGACTCATTCTATTATTTTCCTTGAGAGTTTTGTAATTAGCATTGCTAGGGGAGAGCAAGAGCTCTTTTACAGAGTTAATACTATGGGTTTACATTTTATATTTCATCATAGTTATTTGGGGCGCAAGGCGCACTAAAGCGCTAGGGTGTCTTGGGGCCTGAGGCGCGAGGCGAAGCGCACGCTTTATCGAAGTAAGGCGCATATgacacaaattttaaaattcaacatatataaaatattttatacgatttaaattaaatactttgacaaagataaaaaaataagTAATCTACATCTCTGTAGACAACAAGTATATGGAGAAAAGTACACTGCTAAATGCTACAAAGTACAGAATCACAGATGATCATTGTAGGGCTGCCTAGCACAGACAGAAATACAGAATCACAGATGATCATTGATCCATATACAATAAATCTTATATTGTAATCCACAAGGCACAAAAAGAACAGAATTAGGTGAAGGATACAGACGTAGAGACTTTGTAATCCACAAGGCAGTAGGCACAAAAAGAACAGAATTACGTTAAGGATACAGAGACGTAGAGAGTTTCAGCGTAGAGAAAGGCCACTGCTGCGCAGTCCAAAAAGAATTTGAAAGAACGGTAAGAAAAATAATGCACATCAGATTGTAGGGCTTTTTTAAAACACTAAAAAGTGCTTTTATTTGTTATTGGGCTTTAAATTTTATGGGCTTGAGTTATGTATAGTTAATTGCAGCGTATAACACCAAAGCGCACAAAAGCGCGCCTTTCTGCCGCGGCGCGCCTGGGCCGAGGCGCACCTCAGGCGCGCGCCTGTTTAATGGCTTGCGCCTGGGTCATAACCAAGGCGCAACAGGTGCGCCTGGCTGCGCCTGTCGCCTAGGCGCAGCCAGGCGCTCGCCTTTCATAACAATGTATTTCATATGTTTAAACTTAAATTTCAGCCATCAGAATTATATTTGATCTATGAAATCTAGGTTGCAACACTTATACATACATGTATATTAAGAAGAAACCAATATAAGATTCATGTTTAACATAACAGAAAGCTAAAATAAGTTTgttttaattaatgaaatagCAGATTTCAATAAGAAGCCACCTTTGGGAAATACGTTTCTCCCCCCTCGACATTGTCACTCAGGTACATGAGCATTGTTGCCACTCTTTGACCCCCGCGCTTCAAATTAAACTGCAACCAGAAACATCCTTTACACCTTAAAAATTTGTAACATAAAGGAACCAATGTGAAAAGCTGAAAGATATTGGCATAGTGAACATTGGAAAGGAGCCGTAAGAGCCGTAAAATACTTACAGAGTCAGAAAAGTAATCATGATGGGGCCTGTAAAGCTGATTTTGTTCATACCTGTGCCTCTGCAGATGTTAGCCTTGACATTAAAGCCTATCAATTTTTTTGCTATTACGAGTAACTCAACAAGCACAGTTCTATGTACTTACCTCAACACTTGTATGAGCTCCCCATTTTCCACTGGTACTTGAGAGTATACAGAAATTCGTTTCTCGATTGCCTGATGGTGTTTAGAacaccaaaattcacattttcaAACACAACTGGGTTTTAATAGACTAGAAAAATGTGGAATTTAGAACCAACAAAAGACAACTAAGTACTCCCACAGAAGGATAATAAAACAAGTAAACACAAGCACAAAGTATGAAAGCACATATCAAGGTGCGTCACAtaccaataaaatatttttacaaagCCAGATACAGATGTTACTAAAAGCAGATAAAGAGAAAATTCAAGTACGAGAACCTGTATCATCGGATACCTTCTCTCTTCAGCAGTCAGAAACATTCCGGAGCTTGTTCTGACACTGCTCTTCATACCCTGAAAAAATTTACAGGATAATGAAATACCAATGTGAATATTTTAACTGAAACCAACCTCTCTTTATCCACCAAAATTTGGGCTTAGGATGACAAACCATGAAAATGCTACAGAATAATATGAATTATCAGTTATCAAGAAAAACTGAAATGGTCATCATCAAGAACCAATTGCTAGTATTTATAAGCTAAAAAAAAGATATTAATATTTCGAGAAGAAAATTTCGGATCATGCAGAAATACAAGAATCAATGCACAAAGCAAAGTAAAATTCACGGCATTGTTTCAGCAAGCTCCGATTGCAAGAAGACCCGATGTTGGTCAGGTGACCAACCAATAAAGAATCATGAATTTTACAGATGATGACATCATGAATCATATTGAGTTTATAACGTGAGCCACTAAAAAAGGGCTTTTATATGTTTCAGTTGTTGTGAATAGCACTCCTTAATAGTTGTTTCAAACTTGGGTGATTGCCAAAGCTATTTATTTATCTTCTAACTTTAACCAACATTCAAGTAGTGTTGCACGGTCCAGGAAGCTCTCCAGTGTACGAGGATATTGTCGTTTCCATCGTTTCATGTGTGGGACCAATCACCGTGTAGGATGAGATCATCTTGTCAAGTTTTTTTTAGATGTTCTACAGTATATATCGATTCTGATAACCATGTTATAAGCAACCAAGGTTGTTTAGAAGATACTCAAGGGTGTAAACAGTACCGACAGTATCTTTAGTTTCCTTGGTTATTTTGGTTCAAGAAAATGGGGACAGATGTGGACTTTGTCCATTTACATGATTATGActgggaaaaataatttaagcACCCAATAGAATGGAAGAAAGAAAAAATATCAAGAAATCAAAAAATGAGTCCTGAAACATCACCATAAAATTTGGATTGTGTCACCCAATCTCAATAAATAGTTACAGCTCTCTGACGAAATAGTAACACATATGCATTCAAATTAAAGAATATAAAGTTTAAACCAATATACAAGGGCTTCAAAGTTTCGGTGTTTCACTAGGAATAGATTTCAGTATGAGAATGATGGATGCAATTGATtaacaaagaagaaaaaaaacacTAGGAGTTACAATAAAGCCATCCATTCCAAGAACTAATCAAAAACGAAAAACAGAAACATGACTCTACCAAAACAttaaatcaaaaaataaaaacataattCTAACAAAAGCATTAAATCATCACATACAcaaaataaattcataaaacttcaaaaatactATGAACTGAAAGTAGTAAGAAAAAGggattcaaataattaaaaacaagcCATGACTATCTTCTCTGAAACTTGTCTTCCCCAGTAGTGACACAATTTGAATACATCAGTAAATAAACTACAGAATAATGATTCTGTTCAACAGTAGGTGTTCTTCCAGAATTCTAAGCACAGATACTGCCTTTTTGGAATAACTTCAAATCCTTAAAAAAGGTAAATATGAATACAATAACACAATCATAAAGAGATCGATATAAACATGCGAGGATCAGAAACTGGCAAAACCTATTCTCACCTTTCCAGTTCTTGTGTCGACAACAGTAGAAACATGAAGGCGTGGTCTTGCAATTGCTCTAAGATAATCACATTCCTGAAAAggcataaaataaacaaatgaTTCATCCAGTAACTGACTTTCCAATCATTTCACATTCTACGGTTAATAAGAAACTAAAATATGTGAAATGCTTTTAACAAAGCAATCTGCATATACCCAAGATAATGGTAAGTTACATTCTGGATTCATCTATAAACTATTGCATTGTCTAGCTGGATCTAAAAGACATATTTCATATAATCAACTTGCACAGATAAGTTACAAATTTGAGCAATAAAGTCTGAGTCAGTCGGTAGCTTTACCGGACGCTGAGAGAGTTTTATCTAAGCACTTGCTGCTATAAACCATGACGTTCTTCCTCCTACTCTAATCTCACATTACACCACTCATTCTGTTACCTTCAGCAGGAAACATTTAGCATTCATCTTCTGAATCAAATTTAACAAATAGAAAGTTCGGTAAACCTACCCACATAGAAGTCTATTCAAGAACAAAATTATGTCTCTCattgtttcaaaagaaaaaaatctCTCATTATGTTAGGATCGGTTGGGTGTGaagaagtgtttagaagggggttgaataaacacttgacaattttcacaacttTTTCGATGGTtgaatcagtttagtgataaactgagtTCAAGAATTTTGttgtcaatgtcaatcagttaactaataaaagtgcggaaataactGAAAGACAGATAGAATATAATTGATAAGAAGAAACACAATATTTGTGGATGTTCGGAAATTTCAAACaatcctacgtcaccccttctatctcgaggataggatattcactaaaaaacTGATGTGTGTCAAAAAGCTAGCTCAAGTCATAGCTCAGGTACGCAAGAACTATGACCCTACCAGTCCAAGTGCCTTCAATGACAAAGTAGTTTTCGATCAGCTGGACATGGATCTTAAATCATTGCAGATGAAGATCAAAAATTGGGAAATGGGACAAGAATTGATTATTCCAGCTAATTCCCAAAGTCAATCATCAGAAGAGCAGGCTGAACCCTCAACTCATCAGCCAGAGCCATCCAAGGAAGCAGTTGCTGATCAATCTGAGCAAGCAACTAATCTTTCTTCCAAGAATGCTGAGCCGTCATCttctgttcttcgatctcctCCAGCAGGTATTCAACTATACTCTGAAGTTGAGCTGGCAAATGTCGATGAAATAATACAATCAGTTGCCGCTGACATCCAGCTAAATGCTAGAATTGATGAACCAGTTGAAGATCTAATCAATACTGAACAATCAGCCTTAGAGGGTGTAATACTAGAAGTTGTAGAACCAGTTCAGTCGCCTGCCACGACTAAACAATGAGTTCAAACTGAAGCTGACATGGCTCAGTTGCACTCAGAACCAACTGAAGAAGtgccaactgaagagccagctgAAATGTCAGCTGACAACCTAACTGAAGAGCCTACCAGCTCTACTGCTGCTCAGACCTCCACCCAATCTCAAGAACCTCAATAGGAGGTAGTTGAAGAAATTACTCCAAAAATTATTACAGCTGTGACTGAATCACCGAATAGAGCCTTGGTAATTTTCAGTGAAGAAGACAAGGGGCAAGAACCAGAATCGTCTGAAGCCCTGTCTCCTCACACCAATGGCTATTGATACTATGATACAAGATATTCAGTTCAGTCTGCACAATTTAATTTCAACTATCTCTGatatgaagtcaactcaattgCTGCACACATTGAAGATTGATTCCACAAAAGAGAATACCATGAAGAGCCTACACCAGGTTACTAAGGATATCACTTCCTTATTTCTCCAATTGGATCAGTTGAGAAAGGACAGAATGGCAGTTCCAGCACTTTTCCAGACTCAGGACATGCTGATCAATCGAATGGATTTTATACAAACCAGAATGACCAAGAGATTGGATCTGATGCAGGAACAGATGATGAATGCTATATCTATGGTCACCTCAGATTTTCAATTGAGAGTTTTGGCAGATTTTCAGTCAGTCAGAAAGATTATATTATTCTTTGTATGAATCTGTACACTGAAAGAATATTCTTTCATtcagaaattattttattctttcattctttgtacgaatctgtacattgaaagagttatcaataaaaaaatattttatctacaagagttcagtTTCATCAGTTCATAtattctaagttttgtcaaacaccaaaataGGGAAAATTGTTGGAAAACTAAATTTCGGAGATTGACAAATTAAGCGTGAAAAGATTGAAAAACTGATCAAGAAAACTGAAGGTATCTGAACTGAAGATTCTTAAACTGATAGTTGCCtgaactgaagattaatgcaaATATAATTCTAGGTAATTGAACTAAGCGAAGCTAACTGAACTGTGTtgtcaactgaacgatcagttgagaCTGATCAGTTACACAACAATCAAGTTgagactgatcagttgagactgatcagttgagactaTCGGCTAAAGAAGACAACTGATTTTATCAACTTTACACGTCATCGGTTAAGGACGTAGCCAACAACCGACAGTTTGTACAGAAGCGgtgggaacgccgcatttcagaaaagctACAGTGTACaattgtcagaagaatgttgacatggctattcaacggatataaagattcaaatgtaTTCAATGTTACCGTTGGATTCAATCAAAGCCTACAAATAGCCGAGAAGATCACCTGAGATATATACAAAGTTAACTGAGTTACCCAACTATCGAGCGATACAGTCAGTTTCAAGAACTCTACGCATATTCTTTCAAAGCTCAGTTTTacaaaagctcacacttattaTACATATTCATTGCTTTCAGACTATACTTTGAGCTTCAAGCACAAACATTCATTGTTGTTTTATTCGATCTTTGTAAGATCAGTTGTGCCTAAACATTACATCAGTTGAGTACTGATAAAAATAGTattgatactaagagtttcagttttgacattgttaagtccaaactgaagtgggtttgtacaaagcattgtataaatcaaagtcttttagggAATATCATATTCTCGAGATAGAAGGGGTTCAgcttatcactaaactgattcaACCATCGAAGAAGTTATGAAAATTGTCAAGTGTCTATtcaacccccttctaaacacttcttCACACCCGACCGATCCTAACAGTGAAGTATTTTTACTCGCCGGGTCATATTTTAAACCGATACACAAAATTTAGCGAGTCGagagactttttgagggttcgggcaatattttcaaaaatatacctaaacaaaatattttcggGAGTGTTTTTGGGCATAATGGGATTATTTTATTGCTTAATGGACCTAAAATCCTTTTAATCCCATTAGCACCTTATATTAATGACTTAAACACTACACTAGCAAACCCTAAACCTAGTATAAGCATTCGGCCGCCCTCTCCTCTCATTCCAGCAGCCTTTTCGGAAAAACTTCAGCAGCTACTTCGGAAATCCTCTAGGTTTTTGCAAAGAAATCCTTTCTCGTCTCTCCGGTGTACGTTCTACGCGTTGGTATCAAGGTTTTCGAGCGCAATAACGCAAAGGTTCACGCTATTATATGctgagtgtgtgtgttttcaTGAGGAACGCATagaatttttatgttgcatcgATTATGCATCGTTTTGTCACGAAATATGCATACACGTTTACATGTAACTCGCGTTTTTGTTGTTCTTGTGTAAGGGGCTGCCGATTTGAGATGCTAAGGGGCTATATATGTCGAGAGCGAAGATGTCAAGGTGCTGGAGTCGAGACTTGGTCGGCTTGGATGAGAGCCAATCAGTTTGGTTTTTAGAGTCAAGGGTTTTCGTGGCTAGACCGAGAGAAAGGGTTGGTGAAGCCTGCCTGGCTTTATTCCAGTCGTGGACAAAACCCTATTGGGTCGGAACAGGGCTGGGAAAGGGCTGTGAGCAGCTGGATGTGAGGGTAGAGAGGACGGGAAGGTTTAAGGGCTAGTTGTGGCACTCCTTGGCATGATTGAGCAATGTGTGTGCTTGGAGCTGTAGCATGGTTAGGGTTGGTCCAGTAGGGTGTCCACGGTCTGATCTTGGTCCTAGGTAACATTGGCTCAAGGCTGGTTCGGGTTGGTTAAATCTAGGGACTAGGATGAAAAATGGAAGGTTTAGTGCACTAGGGTTTACGGTGCATGTGTGCCGAAAATTCCAGCAGGTAGCAGCGGGTGTCAAGAGGTTCAAAACGGCTGGAATTGTGTTGTTTAGGGGCTGGTATGGTGTGAATATGTGGTGgttaaaatttggaaaaattTGGTCAAGTTTCGGGTTGATTTCTAGGAAttgattataaatatgttttgaggtgttttaaggaGTATGATTGGTTTTGGGTCGAAATTTTAAgatccaggggtaaaacgatcaaTTAGGGGTCGAGTTAGCAGTCCTGGAAGCGCCCTGATCACAAAAAattgacatgttttaaatgtatacATTATCACGAACATGACTTTttatggaaatatgaaaatgcgttgcatgcttgattttaaggaaatttAGGTAAACGcgtgatttttataagtggtgaatatgatgatacgttttgaaggatgggagttggttgtgactaatacaaaCATGAATACGAACAtttaaggccaaggctcagtggatgggtaaaactgtcgctgatgtccccgccgccgggtaccacggttatacgtagatggatctatcGATTAGAGCTGATaggaaagtcacaactaatgatctgaattcaaataaagaaaatgaacatgaatatgttgaaatgatgagacatgttttggAAACGTTATGCTTTGACACGATATGATTAAGTTCATGTTTTAAAGATTATGAAATGTATATTAATtacagtatttttcactgttacatGTTATGTATACGTATTTGTTATAATGTTACAGATGTGTtaagtttttagactcactaggtgtgaatgatgcaggtgagcatattgTTGAAAAGACTGGAGgcgccgaagactgagtagACGAAGTTGGATGTAAGCacactaacccgaggaccatatTTTCCGCACATTATGTTTATAAGTTAGGAGTTAGGAGTGAACATGGATATTTTCATACACTTTCGTTTTTACATGTCGATGTTTTGTCAGGATTTTTGCATGCTTcacatttgttttattttacacGACCGTCTAGGGTTTGACGATTTCTCTTATTTTTAACTGCAGTATTTTTACCAGTAGTTGAATACTTTTATTTCAAAACGTGTGATTGACAGCTAgtattgcatgcatgcatttaaatgtattttcgaaaattagtttataaaaaaaatctagcATTATTTTAAGTAGTAGACGCTTCAATCTGACAAAGAGATATTTACTTCCAAGTGGTAACAGAGAAGGATTCAATTTCATAAAAGAGTATAATTTATAGCAGCAAAAACAATAAATATTCAGTTTTCATCCCAACCAATGAATTAAAAAATCTGagaaaaaatacaaaagaaaaaaaatgggcATACCTCTGCGCTTAAGAAGTTATGAAATAAAACAACTCGTGGTGACCAGCTAATTATTTCAGGTTTGACCTAAATCATAAAAAACGAATGATGTTACAAGAAAGTATATCTAACATCTAGCTGCTTCAGGGTAAATGTGAATATTGAAGCTTTGCAAATATTTATGTTGCCTGCAGAAGTCATTAGTGCACAAGGATCAACATTAATATGAATAAATTTTAGTTCCAATAAATACCGATAAAATCAATCATACCAGTACATTGTTTGTTCTAAGGTGAATAGATTAATGAAATTAATGTTTTGAGATGCTGTTATGGGCCTATATAAATAGGACCATAAGAGTGGAGCAGTAGCTAAGAATTCAACTCAGTACAGGCCCCTATATGCCAAGAATATACCTGAAgagaatttgcaggaaaagaaAAGGAGATGCACAGGGGAAGAAAGAATATACAGATGCAAAGTATATT
The Primulina eburnea isolate SZY01 chromosome 5, ASM2296580v1, whole genome shotgun sequence genome window above contains:
- the LOC140833068 gene encoding prolyl 4-hydroxylase 1 isoform X2 translates to MAASATRFIFALLTFVTVGMIIGIGYSLGRIQSLNRGSLELARGKSYWEDKEAAILRLGYVKPEIISWSPRVVLFHNFLSAEECDYLRAIARPRLHVSTVVDTRTGKGMKSSVRTSSGMFLTAEERRYPMIQAIEKRISVYSQVPVENGELIQVLRYEQNQLYRPHHDYFSDSFNLKRGGQRVATMLMYLSDNVEGGETYFPKAGSGECSCGGKVVPGLCVKPLKGDAVLFWSMGLDGQSDPNSIHGGCEVLSGEKWSATKWMRQQVTS
- the LOC140833068 gene encoding prolyl 4-hydroxylase 1 isoform X3, with amino-acid sequence MAASATRFIFALLTFVTVGMIIGALIQLAFIWRLEDSRGKSYWEDKEAAILRLGYVKPEIISWSPRVVLFHNFLSAEECDYLRAIARPRLHVSTVVDTRTGKGMKSSVRTSSGMFLTAEERRYPMIQAIEKRISVYSQVPVENGELIQVLRYEQNQLYRPHHDYFSDSFNLKRGGQRVATMLMYLSDNVEGGETYFPKAGSGECSCGGKVVPGLCVKPLKGDAVLFWSMGLDGQSDPNSIHGGCEVLSGEKWSATKWMRQQVTS
- the LOC140833068 gene encoding prolyl 4-hydroxylase 1 isoform X1, which codes for MAASATRFIFALLTFVTVGMIIGALIQLAFIWRLEDSRGIGYSLGRIQSLNRGSLELARGKSYWEDKEAAILRLGYVKPEIISWSPRVVLFHNFLSAEECDYLRAIARPRLHVSTVVDTRTGKGMKSSVRTSSGMFLTAEERRYPMIQAIEKRISVYSQVPVENGELIQVLRYEQNQLYRPHHDYFSDSFNLKRGGQRVATMLMYLSDNVEGGETYFPKAGSGECSCGGKVVPGLCVKPLKGDAVLFWSMGLDGQSDPNSIHGGCEVLSGEKWSATKWMRQQVTS